The Roseomonas aeriglobus genome includes a window with the following:
- a CDS encoding Dyp-type peroxidase, whose protein sequence is MTGQTWERVPIDAQSVEAPLSQAAVFLVVAVEPDDRALAHVRETLATVDDLIKTVGFRDLAGRLSCVVGVGHDIWRRLAKTAQMPAELHPFKPIVGAKHQAPATPGDLLFHIRAERVDLCFEFERLLLAALGEAVRVVDAVSGFRYFDARDLLGFVDGTANPAGHDIPAAALVGEEDPDFAGGSYVVVQKYLHDMTGWNAAGASAQEEIIGRTKVDNVELPDAGADAQKSHKTLSTIVDEDGTEHDILRDNMPYGDPARGEFGTYFIGYSRRLWVIEKMLERMFVGDPPGRHDRLLDFSTPKTGTTFFAPSRRVLTGLCGG, encoded by the coding sequence ATGACCGGACAGACCTGGGAGCGTGTGCCGATCGACGCGCAGAGCGTCGAGGCGCCGCTGTCGCAGGCGGCAGTGTTCCTCGTGGTGGCGGTCGAGCCGGACGATCGGGCGCTGGCGCACGTGCGCGAGACGCTGGCGACGGTCGACGACCTCATCAAGACGGTGGGCTTTCGCGATCTGGCCGGCCGGTTGTCGTGCGTGGTCGGCGTGGGCCATGACATCTGGAGGCGACTTGCGAAGACCGCACAGATGCCGGCGGAGCTGCATCCGTTCAAACCGATCGTGGGCGCCAAGCATCAGGCTCCCGCCACGCCGGGCGATCTGTTGTTCCATATCCGCGCTGAGCGGGTCGATCTGTGTTTCGAGTTCGAACGGCTGCTGCTGGCGGCGCTCGGTGAGGCGGTGCGGGTCGTGGATGCTGTGTCCGGGTTCCGCTATTTCGACGCACGCGACCTGCTCGGTTTCGTCGATGGCACCGCCAATCCCGCCGGTCACGACATTCCGGCCGCCGCGCTGGTAGGCGAGGAAGACCCGGATTTCGCCGGCGGCAGCTATGTCGTGGTGCAGAAATACCTGCACGACATGACGGGCTGGAACGCGGCGGGAGCAAGCGCACAGGAAGAGATCATCGGCCGGACCAAGGTCGATAACGTCGAGCTCCCCGATGCCGGCGCGGACGCGCAGAAATCGCACAAGACCCTCAGCACGATCGTCGATGAGGATGGCACCGAGCACGACATCCTGCGCGACAACATGCCGTACGGCGATCCCGCGCGCGGCGAGTTCGGCACCTATTTCATCGGCTATTCGCGACGCCTTTGGGTGATCGAGAAGATGCTCGAGCGGATGTTCGTCGGCGATCCGCCCGGCCGCCATGACCGGCTGCTGGACTTTTCCACGCCGAAGACGGGGACGACATTCTTCGCGCCGTCGCGGCGTGTCCTCACCGGGCTGTGCGGCGGCTAA